ATAATCAAAAGTTCCGGAGTCAGAGCCTGCACCGAACAATTTCATTTTTTCTTTCGGCCAAGCGGGATTCACATCAGACCACAACAAAATCTTTCCTTGAGCCGTGGGTTCCCACATTTTTTTAAGTTCATCTGTGGTGATGGATTTTAGCCAGGTGTTTTTGGGGCTCACGATAATTGCCGTCGCATCGAAAGCGATCGGCAGCTCAAGGAAACGAACTCCCTTTTCCTCGCATTTTTTTATTTCAGCTGCTTGAATGGGTCTGGAGGCGTTTTGTACGTCGGTTTCACCACGACAGAATTTTTTAAAGCCACCACCGGTACCGGAGATTCCCACGGTCACGCGAACTTTTCCGCGCTTCATAGTTTGATACTCCTCAGCCATGGCTTCCGTGATGGGGAAGACCGTGCTTGAGCCGTCGATACGGATCACGGGCACCTGAGCGTAAGCCGGTGATACAAAGTTGAACGACAAAGTCAAAGTTGCTAAAAAAGTAAGCAGTTGTAACATGTTAGAAATCTATCACGGGGTATTTTTAGAGTATTGTTAAGGTTTGATTAGGATTTAGCCATTTTGCGTTATACGCCATTTCGAGTATGATTTTAATCACTATGGCAGATGAAGATTTGAACTCCGAAAAGAAAACATTGATAGAGCAGGTTTTTGAAGTCTTGCCCAGCGCCGTTTACATATTTGATATTCACGCTGGCACAATGGCATGGTTTAATGAAAATGTGGCGAGTCGCTTTGGCTGGAAACAAGAGCAACTCATTGCCATGGGACACAATTATTGGCCAACTGTCATGCATCCAGACGACCTCCCTGCTTTACAAAGATCCCGCGATTACATTTTGAACCAAATGGTCGACGGCGAGATCATGCATTTTCAATATCGCTTCAAAGATGTCTGGGGACAGTATCACTGGATTGACGACCGAGTCATCATTTTCAAACGTGATGAAAAAGGAGTTCCGCTCAGTGTGGTCGGAATCGCTGCCGTCATCGACGACCAAAAATTCCACGAAGAACAGCTGGCCGAGACACTGAACACTTTAAATCTTTCTTTATCCGCCGCCAAGATGGCGACGTTTTCTTTGGATGTTGTGAATGCCATTCCAAAGTGGGATCGCCGTATGTTTGAACTGCATGGCGAGGAACCCAACGACGATCCAATGGAAACTTATCGCCGCCGCATCCTACCCGAGGACCGCGAGCCGACAACGACGCATTTCTATGACTCCTACAACCGAAACGATCCGGGAATTTCAATCCACTACCGAGTTCGGCATGACGATGATTCCATTCATCACATCACGATGTATGGTCGAAAAAATGAATCCCGCCCCGGAGCGCCTTTTTTTGGTGTGGCTTGGGATTCCACACGGGAAATCCAATCAGAAAAGAAGATTGAAGAATCCAACGCAAAAATGGTTGCCACCGCAAAAATGGCGGCCTTGGGGGAAATGTCCGGAGGGATCGCTCATGAAATCAACAATCCTCTGACCGTCATTCAGGCGCGCTCCTTTCAGTTACAGCAAATGGTGGAAAACGGAAGTCTGGATCCGGAGAAAATTAAGCAGGCCGCAGAAAGCATCAGTAAAACTGCGGATAAAATTGCCCGAATCATCAAATCTTTGCGCTCATTTTCCCGTGAAGGCGACAAAGATCCCTTTGAATTGGTCAGCGTAAAAAGTCTGATTGATGAGACTTTGGAGTTCTGCCGCACCCGATTTTACAATCACGAAGTCGAACTTAAGGTTGGAAATATCGACGAGGATTTTGAAATCGAATGCCGCTTGATTCAAATCGAGCAGGTCCTGCTGAATCTGCTAAACAACTCTTTTGATGCCGCCCAGGCTTCAGAGAAAAAATGGATCTGCGTTGAAGCGGCCGAGCATTTTGACTTTATTGATATTAAGATCATCGACTCGGGCCCGCGAATTCCTGATGATGTGGCAGAAAAAATCATGCAACCTTTTTTCACCACCAAGGAAATTGGCAAAGGAACAGGCCTTGGACTGAGCATTTCAACAGGTATTATCAAGGCGCACAAAGGGGACTTGTTCCTGGATCGCACCGCCGAACACACCACCTTCGTGATGCGCCTGCCTCGTTTGCAATAGAGCTTTTAAGGTGAAAACTCAAAACCCTGCTCGGAACTCCAATTGATTCGATACACAATGCAATTTGGAATCGGCAGGGGCTCCGTCAGATCCGGGCGCAAGGAATGCAGGAATCTTTTCAGCATTAAACCGTGTGTGCAAAGACCCGCCGCCTGAAAGCTGTGCGTTTTGCATATTTCCATCAAACCCACCTTGAACCGCTCAATCGCATCATGGGCACTCTCACCGTTTTGATAAGTGAAGGAAAAATTCTTAATTTCGTGGGAAGTCCAACGTAGCCAGCTGTCCTCACCATGTGTTTCCTTGATTTCATCCTGGGTCATGCCCTCGATGTCACCCAGAAACACTTCACGGAACTTTTCAGAGACATAGGTGGGCGCACTTATTTTTTCATTGGCGATCCGGGCGGTTTGTTGTGCGCGCATCAGATCACTGGTGAACATCATTTCCACGGGATGGCTTGCGAAAAACTCCTGCAGACTGAGAGCCTGTTTGCGTCCTTCATCGTTAAGCGGGATATCGGAATGACCCTGCATACGACGAAGCAAATTCCAATCTGTTTGCCCGTGTCTGAATAGATAAATTGTTTTTCTCATAGGCCCCGATTGAAACACTTGCAACGGGAAATTAAAAGAGGAAAGATACTTACATGCACAAGATTATCAGAACTTTCCGCAGGTCTTTTGAGTCTTTGTTTAGTTTTCGTCTG
This is a stretch of genomic DNA from Bdellovibrio sp. GT3. It encodes these proteins:
- a CDS encoding PAS domain-containing sensor histidine kinase, which gives rise to MILITMADEDLNSEKKTLIEQVFEVLPSAVYIFDIHAGTMAWFNENVASRFGWKQEQLIAMGHNYWPTVMHPDDLPALQRSRDYILNQMVDGEIMHFQYRFKDVWGQYHWIDDRVIIFKRDEKGVPLSVVGIAAVIDDQKFHEEQLAETLNTLNLSLSAAKMATFSLDVVNAIPKWDRRMFELHGEEPNDDPMETYRRRILPEDREPTTTHFYDSYNRNDPGISIHYRVRHDDDSIHHITMYGRKNESRPGAPFFGVAWDSTREIQSEKKIEESNAKMVATAKMAALGEMSGGIAHEINNPLTVIQARSFQLQQMVENGSLDPEKIKQAAESISKTADKIARIIKSLRSFSREGDKDPFELVSVKSLIDETLEFCRTRFYNHEVELKVGNIDEDFEIECRLIQIEQVLLNLLNNSFDAAQASEKKWICVEAAEHFDFIDIKIIDSGPRIPDDVAEKIMQPFFTTKEIGKGTGLGLSISTGIIKAHKGDLFLDRTAEHTTFVMRLPRLQ
- a CDS encoding PstS family phosphate ABC transporter substrate-binding protein; this encodes MLQLLTFLATLTLSFNFVSPAYAQVPVIRIDGSSTVFPITEAMAEEYQTMKRGKVRVTVGISGTGGGFKKFCRGETDVQNASRPIQAAEIKKCEEKGVRFLELPIAFDATAIIVSPKNTWLKSITTDELKKMWEPTAQGKILLWSDVNPAWPKEKMKLFGAGSDSGTFDYFTEAIMGKSKSSRGDYTASEDDNTLVTGVANDLNALGYIPLAYAEENIAKLRIVPVVGGPKSPKKNEPIIPARKTVESGEYFPLSRPVFIYVNEKSLAKAEILEFTNFFLQNCPTIVPEVKYVALPAAAYKIGQDHVKARKVGTVFGGHTEIGVKVEDLMKRESAK
- a CDS encoding histidine phosphatase family protein, which gives rise to MRKTIYLFRHGQTDWNLLRRMQGHSDIPLNDEGRKQALSLQEFFASHPVEMMFTSDLMRAQQTARIANEKISAPTYVSEKFREVFLGDIEGMTQDEIKETHGEDSWLRWTSHEIKNFSFTYQNGESAHDAIERFKVGLMEICKTHSFQAAGLCTHGLMLKRFLHSLRPDLTEPLPIPNCIVYRINWSSEQGFEFSP